One Massilia sp. 9096 genomic window carries:
- the leuB gene encoding 3-isopropylmalate dehydrogenase: MKIAILPGDGIGPEITAQAVKVLNALGESFEMESADVGGAGYASQGHPLPPGTLALAKAADAVLFGAVGDYKYDKLERALRPEQAILGLRKELGLFANLRPAILYPELAGASTLKPEVVSGLDILIIRELTGDIYFGKPRGVRECPDGPFAGQREGFDTMRYAEGEIRRIAHVAFRTARKRNNRVTSVDKANVLETFQFWRDIVTEVHKEYQDVELEHMYVDNAAMQLVRAPKKFDVIVTGNMFGDILSDAAAMLTGSIGMLPSASLDANNKGLYEPSHGSAPDIAGQGVANPLATILSAAMMLRYSLGKAEQAERIEKAVKAVLAQGLRTPDIFEPGTTKVGTEQMGEAVVNALR, encoded by the coding sequence ATGAAGATCGCAATCCTGCCGGGCGACGGCATCGGCCCCGAAATCACCGCGCAAGCCGTCAAGGTCTTGAACGCGCTGGGCGAATCGTTCGAGATGGAGAGCGCGGACGTTGGCGGCGCCGGCTACGCGTCCCAGGGCCATCCGCTGCCCCCTGGCACGCTGGCGCTGGCCAAGGCGGCCGACGCGGTGCTGTTCGGCGCCGTCGGCGACTACAAGTACGACAAGCTCGAGCGCGCGCTGCGTCCCGAGCAGGCCATCCTCGGATTGCGCAAGGAGCTCGGCCTGTTCGCCAACCTGCGCCCGGCGATCCTGTACCCGGAACTGGCCGGCGCCTCGACACTCAAGCCCGAAGTCGTGTCCGGCCTGGACATCCTGATCATCCGCGAGCTGACCGGCGACATCTACTTCGGCAAGCCGCGCGGCGTGCGCGAATGCCCGGACGGTCCGTTCGCGGGCCAGCGCGAAGGCTTCGACACCATGCGCTATGCCGAAGGCGAGATCCGCCGCATCGCTCACGTCGCCTTCCGGACCGCGCGCAAGCGCAACAACCGCGTGACCAGCGTCGACAAGGCCAACGTGCTCGAGACCTTCCAGTTCTGGCGCGACATCGTCACCGAGGTGCACAAGGAATACCAGGACGTCGAGCTCGAGCACATGTACGTCGACAACGCCGCGATGCAGCTGGTGCGCGCGCCCAAGAAGTTCGACGTGATCGTCACCGGCAACATGTTCGGCGACATCCTGTCCGACGCCGCCGCGATGCTGACCGGCTCGATCGGCATGCTGCCCTCGGCGTCGCTGGACGCCAACAACAAGGGCTTGTACGAGCCCTCGCACGGCTCGGCGCCGGACATCGCGGGGCAGGGCGTGGCCAATCCGCTGGCGACCATCCTGTCGGCCGCGATGATGCTGCGCTACTCGCTCGGCAAGGCGGAGCAGGCCGAGCGCATCGAGAAGGCGGTCAAGGCGGTGCTGGCGCAGGGCCTGCGCACGCCGGACATCTTCGAGCCGGGCACGACGAAGGTCGGCACCGAGCAGATGGGCGAGGCGGTGGTCAACGCACTGCGTTGA
- the leuD gene encoding 3-isopropylmalate dehydratase small subunit, producing MDKFTVHEGIVAPLDRANVDTDAIIPKQFLKSIRRTGFGPNLFDEWRYLDHGEPGMDNTRRPLNPDFVLNQSRYQGASILLARKNFGCGSSREHAPWALQQYGFRAIVAPSFADIFFNNSYKSGLLPIVLSEAQVDQLFNEVKAFPGYKLVVDLEKQVIGTPDGHLAFEFAIDEFRKYCLLNGLDDIGLTLRHADDIRAFEERHLRSQPWLANTI from the coding sequence ATGGACAAATTCACCGTACACGAAGGCATCGTGGCGCCGCTGGACCGCGCCAACGTCGACACCGACGCCATCATCCCCAAGCAGTTCCTCAAGTCGATCCGCCGCACCGGCTTCGGCCCGAACCTGTTCGACGAGTGGCGCTATCTCGATCACGGCGAGCCCGGCATGGACAACACGCGGCGTCCGCTGAACCCGGACTTCGTGCTGAACCAGTCGCGCTACCAGGGGGCGTCGATCCTGCTGGCGCGCAAGAACTTCGGCTGCGGCTCCTCGCGCGAGCACGCGCCCTGGGCGCTGCAGCAGTACGGCTTTCGCGCCATCGTCGCGCCGAGCTTCGCCGACATCTTCTTCAACAACAGTTACAAGAGCGGCCTGCTGCCGATCGTGCTGAGCGAAGCCCAGGTCGACCAGCTGTTCAACGAAGTCAAGGCCTTCCCCGGCTACAAGCTGGTCGTCGACCTGGAAAAGCAGGTCATCGGCACGCCCGACGGCCACCTGGCGTTCGAGTTCGCGATCGACGAATTCCGCAAGTACTGCCTGCTGAACGGCCTGGACGACATCGGCCTGACGCTGCGCCACGCCGACGACATCCGCGCCTTCGAAGAGCGCCATCTGCGCAGCCAGCCCTGGCTCGCCAACACCATCTGA
- a CDS encoding entericidin A/B family lipoprotein, whose protein sequence is MKKLFALALIAIAAAGCNTISGMGKDIQGAGRAIQGAGGR, encoded by the coding sequence ATGAAAAAACTATTCGCTCTCGCACTGATCGCCATCGCCGCCGCAGGCTGCAACACCATCTCCGGCATGGGCAAGGACATCCAGGGCGCCGGCCGGGCGATCCAGGGCGCGGGCGGCCGCTAA
- the leuC gene encoding 3-isopropylmalate dehydratase large subunit, with the protein MLKTLYDKLWDSHVVRADADGTTVLYIDRHLIHEVTSPQAFEGLRVAERPLWRASANLAVADHNVPTTDRREGILDPTSRLQVETLDANTKAFGVTYFNMNDKRQGIVHVIGPEQGATLPGMTVVCGDSHTSTHGAFGALAHGIGTSEVEHVMATQTLLAKKSKTMLVQVDGALPHGVTAKDIVLAVIGKIGTAGGTGYAIEFAGSTIRSLSMEGRMTVCNMAIEAGARAGMVAVDDTTIEYVKGRPYAPAGPQWQGAVAYWRTLHSDQGARFDMVVTLDAAEIKPQVTWGTSPEMVATVDGRVPDPDKEKDPVKRDAMEKALVYMGLTPNTALQDIRIDKVFIGSCTNSRIEDLRAAAAVVRGRQKASNVKLAMVVPGSGLVKEQAEREGLDQIFKAAGFEWREPGCSMCLAMNADRLDPGERCASTSNRNFEGRQGQGGRTHLVSPAMAAAAGIAGHFVDVRAL; encoded by the coding sequence ATGCTGAAAACGCTCTACGACAAACTCTGGGATTCGCATGTCGTGCGTGCCGATGCCGATGGCACCACCGTGCTTTATATCGACCGTCACCTAATCCATGAAGTCACCAGCCCGCAGGCGTTCGAAGGCCTGCGCGTGGCCGAGCGGCCGCTGTGGCGCGCCTCGGCCAACCTTGCCGTCGCCGACCACAACGTGCCGACCACCGACCGCCGCGAGGGCATTCTCGACCCGACCTCGCGCCTGCAGGTCGAGACGCTGGACGCCAACACCAAGGCCTTCGGCGTCACCTACTTCAACATGAACGACAAGCGCCAGGGCATCGTGCACGTGATCGGGCCGGAGCAGGGCGCGACCTTGCCAGGCATGACGGTCGTGTGCGGCGACTCGCACACCTCGACCCACGGCGCGTTCGGCGCGCTGGCGCACGGCATCGGCACCTCCGAGGTCGAGCACGTGATGGCCACGCAGACGCTGCTGGCCAAGAAGTCGAAAACGATGCTGGTCCAGGTCGACGGCGCCCTCCCGCACGGCGTGACCGCCAAGGACATCGTGCTGGCCGTGATCGGCAAGATCGGCACCGCCGGCGGCACCGGCTACGCGATCGAATTCGCCGGCTCGACCATCCGCTCGTTGTCGATGGAAGGCCGCATGACGGTCTGTAACATGGCGATCGAGGCGGGCGCGCGCGCGGGCATGGTGGCGGTCGACGACACCACGATCGAGTACGTGAAAGGCCGCCCGTATGCGCCGGCCGGTCCGCAATGGCAGGGGGCGGTCGCCTACTGGCGCACGCTGCACTCGGACCAGGGCGCCAGGTTCGACATGGTGGTCACGCTCGACGCCGCCGAGATCAAGCCGCAGGTCACCTGGGGCACCTCGCCCGAGATGGTCGCGACGGTCGACGGCCGCGTGCCCGATCCGGACAAGGAAAAGGATCCGGTCAAGCGCGACGCCATGGAAAAGGCGCTGGTCTACATGGGCCTCACGCCCAACACGGCGCTGCAGGACATCCGCATCGACAAGGTCTTCATCGGCTCGTGCACCAACTCGCGCATCGAGGACCTGCGCGCCGCCGCGGCCGTCGTGCGCGGGCGCCAGAAAGCCTCCAACGTCAAGCTGGCGATGGTGGTGCCGGGCTCGGGCCTGGTCAAGGAGCAGGCCGAGCGCGAAGGCCTCGACCAGATCTTCAAGGCGGCCGGCTTCGAGTGGCGCGAGCCGGGCTGCTCGATGTGCCTGGCGATGAACGCCGACCGCCTCGATCCGGGCGAGCGCTGCGCCTCGACCTCGAACCGCAACTTCGAAGGCCGCCAGGGCCAGGGCGGGCGCACCCACCTGGTGTCGCCGGCCATGGCTGCGGCCGCGGGCATCGCTGGCCACTTCGTCGACGTGCGCGCGCTGTAA